One region of Populus trichocarpa isolate Nisqually-1 chromosome 4, P.trichocarpa_v4.1, whole genome shotgun sequence genomic DNA includes:
- the LOC18098141 gene encoding ubiquitin domain-containing protein DSK2b — MGGAGDSSESKVSNEQGQGQGEEGGVVINVRCSNGTKFTVRTSLESTVGVFKSVLARNCDVPADQQRLIYKGRILKDDQTLLSYGLQADHTVHMVRGFAPASSTPAPAAAATATAAAGGNPDTTTGVTPGVGSNEGGAFGLGGAGLGASLFPGLGSLGGGGGGATGSFGAGFSELEQVQQRLTQNPNMMREIMNTPAMQSLMNNPELIRSLMMSNPQMREIMDRNPELAHVLNDPSILRQTLEAARNPELMREMMRHTDRAMSNIESTPEGFNMLRRMYENVQEPFLNATTMGGNAGSDLGSNPFAALLGNQGGTQVRDASNNPSTTGSEATGGLTAPNTNPLPNPWNNAAGGTQTNSTTRPNPAGNVRASGLGDLGLGGLGLPGMESMFNGMPDSNQMNQLLQNPAVSQMMQTVLSNPEYMNQMLNFNPQLRSMVDSNPQLREMMQNPELLRQLTSPETMQQMLALQQSLLPQLRQQSTQEAAQPGAPTGTPNNTGLEMLMNMFGGLGAGSLSAPNQPDVPPEELYATQLSQLQEMGFFDTQENIRALRATAGNVHAAVERLLGNLGQ; from the exons ATGGGAGGTGCTGGCGATTCGAGCGAGTCAAAAGTGAGTAATGAACAGGGGCAAGGGCAGGGAGAGGAGGGAGGTGTGGTGATTAACGTTCGGTGCTCTAATGGTACAAAATTTACTGTGAGGACGAGCCTGGAATCAACGGTTGGGGTTTTCAAATCTGTTCTGGCTCGAAATTGTGATGTTCCAGCTGATCAACAGAGGTTGATTTATAAAGGTCGGATTTTGAAGGATGACCAGACCCTTCTTAGTTATG GTCTGCAAGCTGATCACACCGTTCATATGGTTCGTGGTTTTGCCCCTGCTTCGTCGACTCCtgctcctgctgctgctgccaccGCCACCGCCGCTGCTGGTGGAAATCCTGATACTACAACAGGGGTTACACCGGGTGTTGGTTCTAATGAAGGTGGGGCTTTTGGACTTGGAGGTGCCGGTTTGGGGGCATCTTTGTTCCCTGGACTTGGGTCACTAGGTGGCGGTGGCGGGGGCGCAACTGGTTCATTTGGAGCTGGTTTTTCTGAATTGGAACAAGTGCAGCAACGGCTAACTCAGAATCCCAACATGATGAGGGAAATTATGAATACCCCTGCTATGCAGAGTCTGATGAATAACCCCGAGTTGATACGGTCCTTGATGATGAGTAATCCTCAGATGCGCGAGATTATGGACCGGAATCCTGAGCTTGCACATGTGCTTAATGATCCTAGCATTCTTCGACAGACATTAGAAGCTGCTAGAAACCCTGAGCTCATGCGTGAGATGATGAGACACACTGACAGGGCTATGAGTAATATTGAATCGACTCCTGAAGGATTTAACATGCTCCGGAGAATGTATGAAAATGTTCAAGAACCATTTTTAAATGCTACAACAATGGGTGGAAATGCTGGCAGTGATTTGGGTTCAAATCCATTTGCAGCCCTCCTGGGGAACCAAGGTGGGACTCAGGTCAGGGATGCATCAAACAACCCTTCAACCACTGGTTCTGAAGCAACTGGAGGGCTCACTGCTCCTAATACAAACCCACTGCCCAACCCTTGGAACAATGCTGCTG GAGGTACCCAGACAAACAGTACTACGAGGCCAAATCCTGCTGGGAATGTGAGGGCCTCAGGTCTTGGTGATTTGGGTCTGGGAGGGCTTGGTCTCCCAGGAATGGAAAGCATGTTTAATGGCATGCCTGATTCTAATCAAATGAATCAGTTGTTGCAAAATCCAGCTGTATCACAGATGATGCAAACTGTACTCTCCAATCCTGAATACATGAACCAG ATGCTCAACTTCAATCCTCAACTACGAAGCATGGTTGATTCAAATCCTCAGTTGAGAGAAATGATGCAAAACCCAGAGCTTCTTCGCCAATTAACTTCTCCCGAAACAATGCAG CAAATGCTCGCTTTACAACAGTCACTTCTTCCACAGCTCCGACAGCAATCAACCCA GGAAGCGGCACAGCCTGGCGCCCCTACAG GAACACCTAATAATACTGGGCTGGAGATGTTGATGAACATGTTTGGTGGTCTTGGAGCAGGCAGCTTATCTGCACCTAACCAACCTGATg tGCCCCCGGAAGAACTTTATGCAACTCAACTATCACAGCTACAAGAAATGGGTTTCTTTGACACCCAAGAGAATATCAGGGCACTGCGTGCTACAGCTGGAAATGTACATGCTGCAGTAGAGCGTCTTCTGGGGAATCTTGGCCAATGA
- the LOC18098142 gene encoding uncharacterized protein LOC18098142 isoform X1, whose protein sequence is MVWTSLELQTVVILAFLLRVDYKAHKQNITGQPCGSLNIFIHPIMVQQTIDSKSGEHGLGNADNNLSIHDKHFPLVVKKTALRDVQNENRIPKSVGNSPSSKDGGKTMNGIKVSGAKRPSSEDLMYRPVPCYESSTSGAPNFRLVYARGKSEAEVGKRSHPEETAQPKRPQIESTVSTFPALVPMPVAPPIISSGKPSVPLPLGQSSTFSPAESSYLPVGSIVPSSNPKGEKNMHWEERYHQLQISLKKSDESDLDEYVQMLQSASSVELSKHAIEVEKRSIQLSLEEAKEVQRVAILNFLGKSLKNFKAPSAHQSQSEK, encoded by the exons ATGGTATGGACTAGCTTGGAGTTGCAAACAGTTGTGATTTTGGCATTCCTTCTAAGAGTCGACTACAAAGCTCACAAGCAAAACATTACTGGCCAGCCATGTGGAAGTCTAAATATCTTTATTCATCCAATA ATGGTTCAACAAACGATTGATTCAAAATCTGGTGAGCATGGGCTTGGCAATGCTGACAATAACTTGTCCATACACGATAAGCACTTTCCACTTGTTGTAAAGAAGACAGCATTAAGAGATGTGCAGAATGAAAACAGAATTCCCAAATCTGTTGGAAATTCTCCTTCATCAAAGGATGGAGGAAAGACTATGAATGGCATTAAGGTTTCTGGAGCCAAGAGACCATCATCTGAGGACCTGATGTACCGTCCGGTTCCATGCTATGAATCTTCTACTAGTGGCGCTCCAAATTTTCGTCTTGTTTATGCACGTGGGAAATCTGAAGCAGAAGTCGGCAAGCGTAGTCATCCAGAGGAGACTGCTCAACCAAAGCGTCCCCAGATAGAGTCAACGGTCTCTACTTTTCCAGCTTTGGTACCTATGCCCGTGGCTCCACCAATAATTTCATCTGGAAAACCTTCAGTTCCTCTTCCTCTTGGACAGTCTAGCACGTTTTCACCAGCAGAATCCAGTTATCTTCCTGTTGGTTCTATTGTCCCTTCATCTAATCCAAAGGGAGAGAAAAATATGCATTGGGAAGAGCGGTATCATCAATTGCAGATTTCATTGAAGAAATCGGATGAATCTGATCTAGACGAATACGTCCAGA TGCTCCAGTCAGCTTCCTCAGTTGAGCTTAGCAAGCATGCTATTGAGGTAGAAAAGAGATCAATTCAACTTTCACTGGAGGAAG CAAAGGAGGTGCAACGAGTTGCGATTTTAAATTTCCTGGGGAAATCCTTGAAGAATTTTAAAGCACCCTCAGCTCATCAAAGCCAGTCAGAGAAATAA
- the LOC18098142 gene encoding uncharacterized protein LOC18098142 isoform X2 yields the protein MSLLQMVQQTIDSKSGEHGLGNADNNLSIHDKHFPLVVKKTALRDVQNENRIPKSVGNSPSSKDGGKTMNGIKVSGAKRPSSEDLMYRPVPCYESSTSGAPNFRLVYARGKSEAEVGKRSHPEETAQPKRPQIESTVSTFPALVPMPVAPPIISSGKPSVPLPLGQSSTFSPAESSYLPVGSIVPSSNPKGEKNMHWEERYHQLQISLKKSDESDLDEYVQMLQSASSVELSKHAIEVEKRSIQLSLEEAKEVQRVAILNFLGKSLKNFKAPSAHQSQSEK from the exons ATGTCTTTACTCCAGATGGTTCAACAAACGATTGATTCAAAATCTGGTGAGCATGGGCTTGGCAATGCTGACAATAACTTGTCCATACACGATAAGCACTTTCCACTTGTTGTAAAGAAGACAGCATTAAGAGATGTGCAGAATGAAAACAGAATTCCCAAATCTGTTGGAAATTCTCCTTCATCAAAGGATGGAGGAAAGACTATGAATGGCATTAAGGTTTCTGGAGCCAAGAGACCATCATCTGAGGACCTGATGTACCGTCCGGTTCCATGCTATGAATCTTCTACTAGTGGCGCTCCAAATTTTCGTCTTGTTTATGCACGTGGGAAATCTGAAGCAGAAGTCGGCAAGCGTAGTCATCCAGAGGAGACTGCTCAACCAAAGCGTCCCCAGATAGAGTCAACGGTCTCTACTTTTCCAGCTTTGGTACCTATGCCCGTGGCTCCACCAATAATTTCATCTGGAAAACCTTCAGTTCCTCTTCCTCTTGGACAGTCTAGCACGTTTTCACCAGCAGAATCCAGTTATCTTCCTGTTGGTTCTATTGTCCCTTCATCTAATCCAAAGGGAGAGAAAAATATGCATTGGGAAGAGCGGTATCATCAATTGCAGATTTCATTGAAGAAATCGGATGAATCTGATCTAGACGAATACGTCCAGA TGCTCCAGTCAGCTTCCTCAGTTGAGCTTAGCAAGCATGCTATTGAGGTAGAAAAGAGATCAATTCAACTTTCACTGGAGGAAG CAAAGGAGGTGCAACGAGTTGCGATTTTAAATTTCCTGGGGAAATCCTTGAAGAATTTTAAAGCACCCTCAGCTCATCAAAGCCAGTCAGAGAAATAA
- the LOC18098142 gene encoding uncharacterized protein LOC18098142 isoform X3: protein MVQQTIDSKSGEHGLGNADNNLSIHDKHFPLVVKKTALRDVQNENRIPKSVGNSPSSKDGGKTMNGIKVSGAKRPSSEDLMYRPVPCYESSTSGAPNFRLVYARGKSEAEVGKRSHPEETAQPKRPQIESTVSTFPALVPMPVAPPIISSGKPSVPLPLGQSSTFSPAESSYLPVGSIVPSSNPKGEKNMHWEERYHQLQISLKKSDESDLDEYVQMLQSASSVELSKHAIEVEKRSIQLSLEEAKEVQRVAILNFLGKSLKNFKAPSAHQSQSEK, encoded by the exons ATGGTTCAACAAACGATTGATTCAAAATCTGGTGAGCATGGGCTTGGCAATGCTGACAATAACTTGTCCATACACGATAAGCACTTTCCACTTGTTGTAAAGAAGACAGCATTAAGAGATGTGCAGAATGAAAACAGAATTCCCAAATCTGTTGGAAATTCTCCTTCATCAAAGGATGGAGGAAAGACTATGAATGGCATTAAGGTTTCTGGAGCCAAGAGACCATCATCTGAGGACCTGATGTACCGTCCGGTTCCATGCTATGAATCTTCTACTAGTGGCGCTCCAAATTTTCGTCTTGTTTATGCACGTGGGAAATCTGAAGCAGAAGTCGGCAAGCGTAGTCATCCAGAGGAGACTGCTCAACCAAAGCGTCCCCAGATAGAGTCAACGGTCTCTACTTTTCCAGCTTTGGTACCTATGCCCGTGGCTCCACCAATAATTTCATCTGGAAAACCTTCAGTTCCTCTTCCTCTTGGACAGTCTAGCACGTTTTCACCAGCAGAATCCAGTTATCTTCCTGTTGGTTCTATTGTCCCTTCATCTAATCCAAAGGGAGAGAAAAATATGCATTGGGAAGAGCGGTATCATCAATTGCAGATTTCATTGAAGAAATCGGATGAATCTGATCTAGACGAATACGTCCAGA TGCTCCAGTCAGCTTCCTCAGTTGAGCTTAGCAAGCATGCTATTGAGGTAGAAAAGAGATCAATTCAACTTTCACTGGAGGAAG CAAAGGAGGTGCAACGAGTTGCGATTTTAAATTTCCTGGGGAAATCCTTGAAGAATTTTAAAGCACCCTCAGCTCATCAAAGCCAGTCAGAGAAATAA
- the LOC18098143 gene encoding zinc finger protein ZAT3: protein MTNHNTDPDPDFGLPSSSSIPTTYYHQNPRKKRTKLIKIEPSLLPSSTISKPKYYKKPDPSAPKITRPCTECGKKFWSWKALFGHMRCHPERQWRGINPPPNYRRPVSPIQLLSIVSSTNWEDMLTAEDHEVASCLLMLANSDGAIMLERNEFGGGVVAGSSHQAQDHDQVNCTRVECSSCEKVFGSHLALGGRRASHKNVKGCFAIKRNDGCEVVEDHSGSGDVKENVEDNSKALMVLGHRCSICSRVFPSGQALGGHKRCHWEKGEEISSSINQGGLHVLTEKEGSVLDLNLPAPVEDESSSFYSSGLTLDLRLGL, encoded by the coding sequence ATGACAAACCACAATACCGATCCCGACCCTGATTTCGGCcttccatcatcttcttcaatccCTACCACATACTACCATCAAAATCCACGTAAAAAACGAACTAAGTTGATCAAGATTGAACCAAGTTTGCTCCCTTCTAGTACAATATCCAAGccaaaatattacaaaaagcCTGACCCTTCTGCACCAAAGATCACAAGACCTTGTACTGAGTGTGGCAAGAAGTTTTGGTCCTGGAAAGCACTCTTTGGTCACATGAGATGTCACCCTGAAAGACAGTGGCGTGGCATTAATCCACCTCCCAATTATCGCAGGCCTGTTTCGCCTATTCAACTGTTAAGTATTGTTAGTTCTACTAATTGGGAAGACATGTTGACCGCAGAGGATCATGAGGTGGCTTCATGTTTGTTAATGTTGGCTAATAGTGATGGTGCAATAATGTTGGAGCGTAACGAGTTTGGTGGTGGGGTTGTTGCTGGTAGTTCTCATCAAGCTCAAGATCATGATCAAGTGAATTGTACTCGTGTCGAGTGTTCGAGTTGTGAGAAGGTTTTTGGGTCACACCTGGCACTAGGGGGTCGTAGGGCCAGTCACAAGAATGTGAAGGGTTGTTTTGCTATAAAGAGGAATGATGGTTGTGAGGTAGTTGAGGATCATAGTGGGAGTGGTGATGTGAAGGAGAATGTGGAAGATAATAGCAAGGCATTGATGGTGTTAGGGCACAGGTGTAGTATTTGCTCGAGGGTGTTTCCTAGTGGACAGGCACTGGGCGGACACAAGAGGTGCCATTGGGAGAAAGGGGAAGAAATCTCATCATCCATAAATCAAGGAGGACTTCATGTTCTTACAGAAAAGGAAGGTAGTGTGTTGGACCTCAATTTGCCAGCCCCAGTGGAAGATGAATCATCCTCTTTTTATTCCTCAGGTCTCACTTTGGACTTGAGATTGGGCCTCTGA